The stretch of DNA GTCCTCGATCCAGTCGGCTTCGATGTCCGGTACGTCGGCGTGGGTGGCGATGTGGTATCCGGCGAGGTCGGCCCCGTAGTGACCGCCGGAGACCTCGTCCCTGACCGCCTCTTCGTGCAGCGCCATGGAGATGCCCCAGATCATTCCGCCGACCAGCTGATTGCGGGCGGTGAGGGGGTTGACGATCCGGCCCGCGGCGAAGATGCCGAGCATGCGCCGTACGCGTACCTCGCCGGTGGCGACGTCCACGGCGACCTCAGCGAACTGGGCGCCGAAGGAGTGGCGCTCCATCTTCGCGAGCGCCCCGACGGCCGCCGTGGTGTCCGAGCGGACCGTGATGCCCTGGGGCGGGATGTCGCCGCCGGGCACGAGGCGTTCGCGCAGTTCGGCGGCGGCGGTGGTGACCGCCCACGCCCAGGACCTGGTGCCCATGGACCCTCCGGCGATCATCGCCGGCCCGAACTCGCTGTCGCCGATCCGTACCCGGACGCGGTCGGGGGCGACCTCCAGCCCGTCGGCTGCGAGCAGGGTGAGGGCGGTGCGTGCTCCGGTGCCGATGTCCGCCGCGGAGATACGGACGGTGAACGTGCCGTCCGCTTCCGCCGTTATACCGGCCGTGGAGGGGGCGGCCCCGGCGGGGAAGGAGGCGGCCGCCGTGCCGGTGCCGAGCAGCCAGCGCCCGTCGCTGCGCAGACCGGGGCGAGGGTCGCGGTCGGCCCAGCCGAAGCGGCGGGCACCCTCGTCGAAGCAGCCCAGGAGGTTGCGGTTGCTGAAGGGGAGGCCGGAGACCGGGCCCCGTGCGGGTTCGTTGCGTGCCCGCAGTTCGATGGGGTCGAGGCCGCATTTCTCGGCGAGTTCGTCGAGCGCGGATTCCAGGGCGAAGGAGCCGGGTGCCTCGCCGGGGGCACGCATCCAGGTCGGGGTGGGTACGTCGAGGCGAACCGCCCGGTTGGCGGTGTGGTGGGCTTCGGCGTCGTACATGGTCCGGGGCACCCCGGCGCTCGGTTCGACGAACTCGTGCACGGAGGACGTCATGCTCAGCGAGCGGTGTTCCAGGGCGCGCAGCCGTCCGTCCGGGTGTGCGCCGAGCCGGACCCGCTGTGCGGTCGGGCTGCGGTAGCCGGCGAGAGTGAACACCTGGCGGCGGGTCATGACGACGCGCACCGGCCGCTGAAGGATGGTCGCGGCCATCACGGCGGCCACTTGGTGGGCGCGTACCCCCTTGCTCCCGAAGCCGCCGCCGACGTGTTCCGAGCGCACCCGGACCGAGGCCGGGTCGAGCGAGAAGAGGTTGGCGAGCTCGCCGGCGACCCAGGTGACGCCCTGGTTGGAGTCGATGACGTCGAGACGTCCGCCCTCCCAGCGCGCGGTGGCCGCGTGCGGCTCCATCGAGTTGTGGTGCTCTTCGGGAGTGGTGTACTCCTCGTCCACGACGACGGCGGACGCGGCGAGTCCGGCCTCCAGGTCGCCCTTCGCGGTGACGGCCTGCATATGGCCGTCGACGGCATAGGCGTCCGGGCGGTCGGCCGTGAACGCGACATCGTGCGGTTCCGTCTCGTACTCCACGACGAGGGTCTCAGCGGCTTCCCTGGCCTGCTCGGACGTTTCGGCGACGACCAGCGCCACCGGCCAGCCCATGAACGGCACCCGGTCGTGCTGGAAGACCGCGCAGGTCGGGTCGGGCGGCCCCATGAGGCCGACGTAGTCGGTGTGCACGGGCGGCGCGTTGTGGTGGTGCAGGACGGTGAGGACTCCCGGCATCGCGAGGACCGCCGCGTCCTCGATCGAACGGATGCGGCCGCGGGTGACGGTCGACAACACCAGCCACCCGTAGGCCAGTTCGTCGAAGGGGATCTCCCCCGCGTAACGCGCGGCCCCGGTGACCTTGTCGCGCCCCTCGACCCGGGTGTGCGCGGTCCCGACGGCGTGCAGCGGCTTGGTGGTGGTGGGGGTGGTCATCGGGCGGCCTCCTCGGTGAGTTCGGTCAGGACGGCCACCGTGAGATTGCGCATCAGCGCCACCTTGTACCCGTTGTCCGGCAGCGGCGCGGCCGCCGCCAGTTCGGCGTCCGCGGCGGCGGCGAAGGTGGCGGCGTCGGCGGGTGCCCCGCGCAGTACCGCCTCGGCCGCCCGCGCACGCCACGGCCGGGAGGCGACGGCCCCGTAGGCGAGGCGTATGTCGTGGACCACTCCGTCGCGCAGGTCGAGCGCGGCGGCGACCGAGCCGATCGCGAACGCGTACGAGGCACGCTCGCGTACCTTCCGGTACCGGGAGAGGGCGGCGACCGGGGCGGGCGGCAGGGTGACCCCGGTGATCAACGCCCCCGCCGGCAGGGCGGTCTCCCGGTTCGGGGCGTCGCCGACCGGCACGTAGAACTTCGCCAGTGGCAGCTCGCCGGTCCCGTCGGCCGTCTCGTACGACACGATGGCGTCGAACGCGGTCAGCGCCACAGCCATGTCCGAGGGGTGGACTGCCACGCAGTGGTCGGAGCCGCCGAGGATCGCGTGGTTGTGGTGCTCGCCCGCGATGGCGGGACAACCGCTGCCGGGGAGGCGCTTGTTGCACGGCTTGGTGACGTCAGTGAAGTAGCCGCACCGGGTGCGCTGGAGCAGATTTCCGCCGACGGTGGCCATGTTGCGCAGTTGCCCGGAGGCGCCGGCGAGTACGGCCTGGGCCAACGCCGGGAAGTTCCGGCGGACTTCGGGGTGTGCGGCGAGGTCACTGTTGGTGACGGTCGCGCCGATGCGCAGGCCGCCGCCCTCCGTCACCTCGATCCGGTCGAGCGGCAGTTCCCGTATGTCGATGAGGCGGGTGGGGCGTTCGACGCCGGATTTCATCAGATCGACGAGATTGGTGCCCCCGCCGAGATAGCGGGCCTCGGAATCGGTGTCGAGCAGCGCGACGGCGCCGGTGACGTCGTAGGCGCGCTCATAGGCGAACTCCCTCATGCCGCTGCCCCTTTCTCCGCCGCCGGGGTCTGCCCGGATCGCGTGGTCTGTTCGTGTACCGCCGCCGCGCGGGAGACCGCCTGCACGATCGAGACGTAGGCGGCGCAGCGGCACAGGTTGCCGCTCATGCGTTCCCTGATCTCCTCGGCACTCAGCGGAGGCGGCCCCGCTTCTGGCCGCACGTCGTCGGTGACGGCGCTGGGCCAGCCCGCGGCGTGTTCTTCGATCACCGCGATCGCCGAACAGATCTGCCCCGGCGTGCAGTAGCCGCACTGGTACCCGTCCAGGTCGAGGAACGCCTGCTGTACCGGATGCAGTTGTTCGCCCTCGGCGACGCCTTCGATGGTGGTGATCTCACGCCCCTCGGCCGCGACGGCGAGTTGGAGGCAGGAGACAGCGCGACGCCCGTCGAGCAGGACGGTGCAGGCACCGCACTGCCCCTGGTCGCAGCCCTTTTTGGTGCCGGTCAGATCGAACCGCTCGCGCAGGGCGTCGAGCAGGGTGGTGCGGTGGTCGACGGGGAGCGTGTGCTTCTCGCCGTTGACCTTCAACGTGATGGTGCCGTGCGTCGGCGAAGTGGCCGGGGCTGAGGGCATGGTCAGCCTTCTTTCGCGTATCCGGGGCTGGTCGGGCGGACGGGGCGACGGGCGGGCGTGCGGCAAGCCGGGGTCGGTGGGCGCGTGCGGCGCGGCGGGCCCAGGAGAAACCGCGGGCAGCGAAAGAATCAGGTGGGCGCCCGCGGCACCCGGACGACCGTGCGGCCGCTATGGTAGAAGGAAGCGGACAGTTGTCCATTTGTCCGGGAGAGTAGTGGACAGTTGTCCGGTTAGCAAGGGCCGAACTCGGCCGCGTGCCGTAGGGAGGACGAGTGCAGTACAAGAAGGACGCCGCCCTGCGATCGGACGCCCAACGCAACCGCGAGCGGATCCTCGATGTGGCCGTGGTCGAACTGACGCGGTCGCCGCATGCCTCGCTGAGCACGATCGCGAAGAAGGCGGGCGTGGGACAGGGCACCTTCTACCGCAACTTCCCCAACCGCGAGGCGCTTGTCCTGGAGATCTACCGCCACGAGATGCAGCAGGTCGCCGACGTCGCCGTCGAACTCCTCAACACGCGGGAACCGGCCCAGGCCCTGCGTGAATGGATGGACCGGCTGACCGGGTTCGCCATGACCAAGGCTGGCCTGGCGGACGCCATCCGCCAGGCCACCAGCGGTCCGGGCGGCCAGACGAAACCCCAGCCCACCCGGGTCGCCGACGCGGCAGCCCTCCTGCTCCGCGCCAATGAGGAAGCCGGAACCATCCGTCCCGGAGTGACCTCCGACGACTTCCTGCTCGCCATCGCGGGCCTCTGGCAGATCGACCCGCACTCCGACTGGCAGCCGAGGGCCACACGGCTGATGGACCTGGTCATGGACGGACTGACCGCGGGAGCGCCCCGAGGGCGCTGACCGGGGGTCCGGCGGACGGCCCATGGGCGCCGGTGCGCGGTCCTGTTCGACGCCGCTTCCGGGGGCCTCCCGCCCGGATCGCCCTCGATACCGGGCCCTGCGTCCCGCGCCCCGTGCCCCTCGCCCGTCTGATCGCGGGCGTCCCCGTCGCCGCCGTGCGGCGGGCCACCGCCGACCCCGGCCCGAACCCGCGCCCGCTGTATCGCGGCCGTCCTGGTGCGGCCGCCCCGGCGTGGTGGGACGGCGTGGCCCCCCGGTCGCCGCCGCACTCGAACAACTCATGCGACAACGACCGGACCCCGGCAGAGGGAGGGCCCCGTCCCCGCGGACCCGAGACCCTCTGTGCCGGGGTCGCCTCCCGCGGTACAGGCACCGGCACCGGCACGCGACAGCGCCCCGCCAGCACGGAAGTCCTCGGTGTCGGCGGCGCGGACTCGCGCGAGGTACAGAGGCCGCCCCGTACAGCGGCGGACGGAACGCAGGGGCAGCCCGCCGGGAGGTGCCGTGCGGGGACCTGTCCGTCATCAGATCTCTCGGATACCCCGCCCCGTCCAGTCGGGCCCGGGGGCGACCAGAGCCCCCAGCCCGGTCTGGACGGCCCCGGGCAGCGGTCCGGACCGGCCGCTGTCGCGGTCGACGTGCAGAGCGAAGAGTTCCTCGGTCGCCACGGCTGACCCCTCCGGCCCGCCGGACAGGCCGGTCAGGAACATCTCGTGCAGGAGGCGGACCTTCCTGGTGTCGGCCCCCAGCACCGTGGTACGCACACACAGGTGGCTGCCGCGCGGTACCTCGCTCAGGTACCGGACGTGCGCCTCGACGGTGTAGAGCGAACAGCCGGTGTCCTCCCGGTACCCCTGGCCCAGGCCGACCGCCTCCATCAGCGCGTCCGTCGCGAAGCCGAAGACCAGTACGTAGTACGCCTCGCTGAGGTGGCCGTTGTAGTCGATCCAGTCGTCCTGGACGGCCTGCCGGAACAACGGCAGGCCGTCCGTGCCGGGCGCGGTCACCGGCGGTCGCCGCCCAGCCGGCCGGTGGCGCGCAGCACGTCGATGACGCCCTGGTCGCGTTCGGCCACCAGGTCGGCGTAGGTCCGATCGCCCGCTGCCTCCGCACAGCCGTCGACCATCGCGTCGCGCAACGCCCCGTCGAGCTCGGGGGCCTCCAGCCGGGTCCAGGGGGATTTCAGGGAGGGGCCGAAATGGTCGAGCATATGGGCCATGCCGCCCTCGCCACCGGCCAGCGCGAACGTCAGACAGGGGCCCATGAACGCCCAGCGCAGGCCGGGGCCCTCAGTGATCGAGGCGTCGATGTCCGCGACGGACGCCTCGCCCTCGGCGACCATGTGCAGCGCCTCGCGCCACAGGGCCTCCTGGAGGCGGTTGGCGATGAAGCCGGGCAGCTCGCGGTCCATGGTGATGACGGACTTGCCGGCCACGTCGTAGAAGCGCGAGGACCACTCCACGGCCGCCGCGTCGGTCCGCTCGCCACCGACGACCTCGACCAGCGGAATGAGGTACGGCGGGTTGAAGGGGTGGCCGACGACGAGGCGCTGCGGGGTCGCGGCGGCGTCGTGCGGGGGCTGCATATCGGTCATCGGGTAGCCGGAGGTGGAGGAGGCTATGACCACGCCGGGCGGGGTGGCGGCGTCCAGCTCGGCGAGGAGCGACCGCTTCAACTCCAGCTTCTCCGGTGCGCTTTCCTGAACGAACTGGGCGTCAGCGACGGCCTCGGCGAGTGTCGCGGTGACCGTCAGCCGATCCTGCGACGCACCGTCGGCCAGACCCATCTGCTCCAGCGCGGGCCAGGCGGCGCCGACCAGGCGGCGCAGCTTGTCCTCCGCGTCGGTAGCCGGGTCCCAGGCCGTGACGTCGTATCCGCGGGCGAGGAAATGCGCGACCCAGCCGCCGCCGATGACACCGGCGCCGATACAGGCGACGCGCCGGACGTCCTCGGGGGAGCAGGGGGCGGGGGTGGGGGCAGACACAGGGGTGTCCTCCGAATCGGACCGATCGTGGAAGGGATGGGGGTCAGGCACGCGGCTTGAGGCCGAGCCGCACGCGGGCCTCGTCGGGTGTGGCGACCGAGGCACCGAGCAACTCGGTTATCTGCACGGCCCGTTCGACGAGCTGGCCGTTGGTGGCCTTGACGCCCTTGCTGAGATAGAGGTTGTCCTCCAGTCCGACCCGGACATTGCCGCCGAGCAGGATCGACTGCGCGACCCACGGCATCTGCATCCGGCCCAGCGCGAAGCTGGCCCACTGCGCGCCCTCGGGCAGCATGTTCACCATCGACTGCAGCACCCCCGGATCGGCGGGCGCGCCCCACGGGACGCCCATGCACAGCTGGAAGACGGTGGGGTCGTCCAGCAGCCCCTCGGCCAGCAGCTGCTTGGCGAACCACAGCTGCCCGGTGTCGAAGATCTCCAGCTCCGGGCGCACCCCGAGGTCCTGGATGCGCTTGGCACCCACCCGCAGCATGTCGGGTGTGGAGACGTAGAGGTTGGAGCCGTCGCCGAAGTTCAGCGAACCGCAGTCCAGGGTGCAGATGTCGGGGAGCAGTTCCTCGACGTGCGGCAGTCGATCGAGGCCGCTGACGAGGTCGGTGCCGGACAGGTGGGTGAGCGGGTTCTCGGGGTCGATGACCAGGTCACCGCCCATGCCGGCGGTGAGGTTGATGACGACGTC from Streptomyces tsukubensis encodes:
- a CDS encoding (2Fe-2S)-binding protein — its product is MPSAPATSPTHGTITLKVNGEKHTLPVDHRTTLLDALRERFDLTGTKKGCDQGQCGACTVLLDGRRAVSCLQLAVAAEGREITTIEGVAEGEQLHPVQQAFLDLDGYQCGYCTPGQICSAIAVIEEHAAGWPSAVTDDVRPEAGPPPLSAEEIRERMSGNLCRCAAYVSIVQAVSRAAAVHEQTTRSGQTPAAEKGAAA
- a CDS encoding thioesterase family protein, yielding MTAPGTDGLPLFRQAVQDDWIDYNGHLSEAYYVLVFGFATDALMEAVGLGQGYREDTGCSLYTVEAHVRYLSEVPRGSHLCVRTTVLGADTRKVRLLHEMFLTGLSGGPEGSAVATEELFALHVDRDSGRSGPLPGAVQTGLGALVAPGPDWTGRGIREI
- a CDS encoding BKACE family enzyme; this encodes MNHNVIITCALTGAGDTVGRSPHVPVSPEQIARSAVEAASAGAAVVHIHVRDPETGAPSRDPRLYAEVVERVKETGTDVVINLTAGMGGDLVIDPENPLTHLSGTDLVSGLDRLPHVEELLPDICTLDCGSLNFGDGSNLYVSTPDMLRVGAKRIQDLGVRPELEIFDTGQLWFAKQLLAEGLLDDPTVFQLCMGVPWGAPADPGVLQSMVNMLPEGAQWASFALGRMQMPWVAQSILLGGNVRVGLEDNLYLSKGVKATNGQLVERAVQITELLGASVATPDEARVRLGLKPRA
- a CDS encoding TetR/AcrR family transcriptional regulator; amino-acid sequence: MQYKKDAALRSDAQRNRERILDVAVVELTRSPHASLSTIAKKAGVGQGTFYRNFPNREALVLEIYRHEMQQVADVAVELLNTREPAQALREWMDRLTGFAMTKAGLADAIRQATSGPGGQTKPQPTRVADAAALLLRANEEAGTIRPGVTSDDFLLAIAGLWQIDPHSDWQPRATRLMDLVMDGLTAGAPRGR
- a CDS encoding 3-hydroxyacyl-CoA dehydrogenase NAD-binding domain-containing protein, with the protein product MSAPTPAPCSPEDVRRVACIGAGVIGGGWVAHFLARGYDVTAWDPATDAEDKLRRLVGAAWPALEQMGLADGASQDRLTVTATLAEAVADAQFVQESAPEKLELKRSLLAELDAATPPGVVIASSTSGYPMTDMQPPHDAAATPQRLVVGHPFNPPYLIPLVEVVGGERTDAAAVEWSSRFYDVAGKSVITMDRELPGFIANRLQEALWREALHMVAEGEASVADIDASITEGPGLRWAFMGPCLTFALAGGEGGMAHMLDHFGPSLKSPWTRLEAPELDGALRDAMVDGCAEAAGDRTYADLVAERDQGVIDVLRATGRLGGDRR
- a CDS encoding FAD binding domain-containing protein; the protein is MREFAYERAYDVTGAVALLDTDSEARYLGGGTNLVDLMKSGVERPTRLIDIRELPLDRIEVTEGGGLRIGATVTNSDLAAHPEVRRNFPALAQAVLAGASGQLRNMATVGGNLLQRTRCGYFTDVTKPCNKRLPGSGCPAIAGEHHNHAILGGSDHCVAVHPSDMAVALTAFDAIVSYETADGTGELPLAKFYVPVGDAPNRETALPAGALITGVTLPPAPVAALSRYRKVRERASYAFAIGSVAAALDLRDGVVHDIRLAYGAVASRPWRARAAEAVLRGAPADAATFAAAADAELAAAAPLPDNGYKVALMRNLTVAVLTELTEEAAR
- a CDS encoding xanthine dehydrogenase family protein molybdopterin-binding subunit, yielding MTTPTTTKPLHAVGTAHTRVEGRDKVTGAARYAGEIPFDELAYGWLVLSTVTRGRIRSIEDAAVLAMPGVLTVLHHHNAPPVHTDYVGLMGPPDPTCAVFQHDRVPFMGWPVALVVAETSEQAREAAETLVVEYETEPHDVAFTADRPDAYAVDGHMQAVTAKGDLEAGLAASAVVVDEEYTTPEEHHNSMEPHAATARWEGGRLDVIDSNQGVTWVAGELANLFSLDPASVRVRSEHVGGGFGSKGVRAHQVAAVMAATILQRPVRVVMTRRQVFTLAGYRSPTAQRVRLGAHPDGRLRALEHRSLSMTSSVHEFVEPSAGVPRTMYDAEAHHTANRAVRLDVPTPTWMRAPGEAPGSFALESALDELAEKCGLDPIELRARNEPARGPVSGLPFSNRNLLGCFDEGARRFGWADRDPRPGLRSDGRWLLGTGTAAASFPAGAAPSTAGITAEADGTFTVRISAADIGTGARTALTLLAADGLEVAPDRVRVRIGDSEFGPAMIAGGSMGTRSWAWAVTTAAAELRERLVPGGDIPPQGITVRSDTTAAVGALAKMERHSFGAQFAEVAVDVATGEVRVRRMLGIFAAGRIVNPLTARNQLVGGMIWGISMALHEEAVRDEVSGGHYGADLAGYHIATHADVPDIEADWIEDHDPHDPTNIKGIGEVGIVGAAAAVTNAVWHATGVRHRSLPIRPDRVLLAGTRGPRA